From a region of the Acomys russatus chromosome 4, mAcoRus1.1, whole genome shotgun sequence genome:
- the Prnp gene encoding major prion protein, translating to MANLSYWLLALFVTMWTDIGLCKKRPKPGGWNTGGSRYPGQGSPGGNRYPPQGGGTWGQPHGGGWGQPHGGGWGQPHGGGWGQPHGGGWGQGGGTHSQWGKPSKPKTNMKHVAGAAAAGAVVGGLGGYMLGSAMSRPMIHFGNDWEDRYYRENMYRYPNQVYYRPVDQYSNQNNFVHDCVNITIKQHTVTTTTKGENFTETDVKMMERVVEQMCVTQYQKESQAYYDGRRSSAVLFSSPPVILLISFLIFLIVG from the coding sequence ATGGCGAACCTTAGCTACTGGCTGCTGGCACTGTTTGTGACTATGTGGACTGACATTGGCCTCTGCAAGAAGCGGCCAAAGCCCGGAGGGTGGAACACTGGTGGAAGCCGATACCCTGGGCAGGGCAGCCCCGGAGGCAACCGTTACCCACCTCAGGGTGGCGGCACGTGGGGGCAGCCCCATGGTGGTGGCTGGGGACAGCCCCATGGTGGCGGCTGGGGACAACCTCATGGTGGTGGTTGGGGTCAGCCCCATGGCGGTGGCTGGGGTCAAGGAGGGGGCACCCACAGTCAGTGGGGCAAGCCCAGCAAGCCGAAAACCAATATGAAGCATGTGGCGGGTGCCGCTGCAGCTGGAGCAGTGGTGGGAGGCCTTGGTGGCTACATGTTGGGGAGTGCCATGAGCAGGCCCATGATCCATTTTGGCAACGACTGGGAGGACCGCTACTACCGTGAAAACATGTACCGCTACCCTAACCAAGTGTACTATAGGCCAGTGGATCAGTACAGCAACCAGAACAACTTCGTGCACGATTGCGTCAACATCACCATCAAGCAGCacacagtcaccaccaccaccaagggcGAGAACTTCACGGAGACCGACGTGAAGATGATGGAGCGCGTGGTGGAGCAGATGTGCGTCACGCAGTATCAGAAGGAGTCCCAGGCCTATTACGACGGAAGAAGATCCAGCGCAgtgcttttctcctcccctcctgtgATCCTGCTCatttccttcctcatcttcctgatAGTGGGATGA
- the Prnd gene encoding prion-like protein doppel, which yields MKNRLGIWGLAILCLLLASHLSSVKARGIKHRFKWNRKTVPSSSSSGQITEARVVGNRPGAFIKQGRKLNIDFGREGNRYYEANYWQFPDGIYYEGCSDVNVTKEMLVASCINATQAANQAEFSREKQDSKLHQRVLWRLIKEICSTKHCDFWLEKGAALRVAMDQTAILCLLAFIWFIVK from the coding sequence ATGAAGAACCGGCTGGGCATATGGGGGCTGGCCATCCTCTGCTTGCTGCTTGCCAGCCACCTCTCCTCGGTCAAAGCTAGAGGCATAAAGCACAGGTTCAAGTGGAACCGGAAGACcgtgcccagcagcagcagcagcggccaGATCACCGAAGCCCGGGTGGTTGGGAACCGCCCAGGAGCCTTCATCAAGCAAGGCCGAAAGCTGAACATCGACTTCGGAAGAGAGGGCAACAGGTACTACGAGGCCAATTATTGGCAGTTCCCGGATGGGATCTACTATGAAGGCTGCTCTGACGTCAACGTGACCAAGGAGATGCTGGTGGCCAGCTGCATCAACGCCACCCAGGCAGCCAACCAGGCTGAGTTCTCCCGGGAGAAACAGGATAGCAAGCTCCACCAGCGAGTCCTGTGGCGGCTCATCAAAGAGATCTGCTCCACCAAGCACTGCGATTTTTGGCTGGAAAAGGGAGCAGCGCTGCGGGTCGCTATGGACCAGACAGCGATTCTCTGCCTGCTGGCTTTCATTTGGTTCATCGTGAAATAA